CAGCAACTTATCACTTAAAACCCTGAATAACTCTTTTCGGAATGACAATTCTTAATTATGAAAGAAAAGGAGCAATGAACATGGATTCAACGCAATTTTACCCTGTAATCGAGCAAATATTAAATTATGTTCACGAGAGGGGAGCAGAAAATATCAATTACCTAACAGACATATTAACTGTCGTTAAAGCATTTGTTATGTCAGTTTCCTCATTGGCAACCATCGTAGCTAACTGGTCTACTTTAATGGAACTTTGGACCCAGGTAATAGCGTTAGCGACTTCGGGGGCGGGACTCACTGAAATATCCACTGTAGTTGCACAGTTCGCTACCCTTACGGGAATATCAATTCAAGCGATTATTGACTTTCTTCAAGTAATAATCGTCTTTTTTGTGTTTATCTAATAAGCGGTTTGGCATTTTAATTGGGTGTTCTGAGCGAGCAAGATGGAATGCCTGGAACACCCTGTGTGTGGCCCGACATTCCTCACTCTGCCATCCGCAAGCCTTCTGAGTAAAGAGGCGATCGCCTCCTATATTTCTTGCGGGATACCACTCACTTCACCTTTCCTGGCTTCTCGAATTTCCCACATCCGATTTTGATATTTTAAGGCGATTTCTGTTGCCAGTTCGCTGGTTGTTCGGGCCTTTTGTTCGGCGAGTTTTGTCATTTCCAACAGTTCAAGCAGGGTTTTTTCATCATCGGGTAGCTCTTTCATCGTAGTCCCTCTAAGCGATTGAGAATTTGTTCAACTTCTATTTTAGTTTCTATAACTCAACCTAGCAAGCTTCCCAAATCTTCCCCCGCTTCCTCAATGATTTCTGGGGGGACATCGGCTGGAGAAATCGCCTCAACCGTAGTCTGGGTCTGACGTTGAGAGGTTTGTACGAACACTATGACGGCGTTGAGATACGCAAAATACTGAATCAGTATAGCATTATTGACAAACTGAGACAATAAAGCTCTGACTACAGTTAATCCCTGAGTTGCTGCTTGGTCAGTGTTCTCTAATTCTTGGGTTATTCGTTCAACAATTGATTCAATTTTCTCAGGAATTGCCATATAAACTGCATTTCAGAATTGTCTCGTATTTAGTCAGCATATCATAAGTGCTGAGTCCCATTGCGCCACTCGCTTAATTCTCCTGACGCCGATCAATCGCTGATCGCCTCCTGAAATTGCTGCCATCCGCAATCCTTCTGAGTGAAGAGGCGATCGCCTGGGACCCGGTTTAGGCTTGAACAGGACTGCTGACTTGTGAGACTTCTGGGGTAGCTTTGGCGATCGCCTGCAATAATAAATAGTTTAAAACCGTTCTCACTGCAATAATCGCGACTAACCGGGCGATATCATCCCACTGACTGGAAATCATGGTTTTTAAAATCGTTGCGCCAATCAGGAAACTTAACCCCAAAGAAAAGGAATATCCCATCACTAATCGGCTGCGTTGAAATGCCTCCATTGTATGAGGTTTAAACAGAGCATCTTTGACGAAAATTATTAAGGCTCGGGTGACCCCTAAGCCAATCACTAATATTGCTAAAAGTTGACATAAACTGGTTAAAATGATATTTCCCGATATAACTAAAGTTGTAATCCCTGTTTCAATTCCGTGCAAATTCATCGTTGTTTGTTAATAATTTTTGCTGATTATTTACCCTGGCTCGATGTTCATCGGACGCGGGATTTTCCAGGGCCTAACTCATTAAGAGAGAGGACCTGCTAAGTCTATGTTAATACATAACGGGAAGTCATTTCCCATCGATCCCCAGGAAATCCGACCGGCGATCGCCCCAGGGTCGAACATTGGAAGTCCGGTGGAAACCCCTGATTTCCCGTGGTTTCGGACATTCCGGTTTAGATAAAGACCCCAAGAAGCCCGATTAATGGCCCTAATTGGTGACGAATCAGTAAAAACTTTGGGTAAAAACCCCGTTGGTCTTGCCCTGACTGTAGCGACGTCCAAGGATTTCATCGCTAAAATATATCCTGGGATAGTGGGAGACCCGCCACAGACGGGGCTAAACTGGCTCTGAATCGGTAGAGTACCGAGTTTTGTACTCAATCATACCCAAAGGACAACCTGGGGGTATTTTATCAAATTTTTAGAAAAAGTTGGAGGCAGAATCATGTTAGATCAACGCATATTAGAACGGGGCAGTCAAGGGGAAGAGGTTAAAGAAATTCAACAAATTTTATTAAATATGGGATACGATTTAGGCGAGGGGGGAGTTGATGGAACATTTGGGCCTGAAACCGAAGCAGCAGTTAAAAATTTTCAAGGAGATATCAATCTGCAATATCCTGAAGCGACGGTAATTATGGATGGAAAGGTTGATAGCCAAACTTGGTTTTTCTTGAAAAAAAGCCGTTCCTAACTCTAAGACTGCTCACTCTCAAGCCCCGGTCAAAAATCGTTGAACCGGCATTTTTTCAGCGGGATAATAGAGGGGAAGGCGAAAGAGTCTGAACTTCGAGGAGATACCCAGGCAGTCAGCGATCGCCTCCAGTCAGACTCACTCTGTCCGTTCTCACGCCTGCTGAATTGAATCGGAAAGCGTCTCACCCCGAAGTGAGCCAAACCCTGCTTTAAAAAAATTCAAGTTTTGATGAAGTTTAGTTAAGAAACTTAAAATTATTTGTTTTTTCTTCCCTAAACCCACAAAAAGATCCACTTTGTAGTGAAGATAGAGGTAAAACGGGAACCAATGATGTTTGGGAATCACAATCAACCCGCCATGAAATTTAAACGTTTATATCGAATGCTTGCTTTTACCGTATTCCTCCTCAGCATCGCTGTTGGATGTGTCAGGAATGCCAGGGACCCCGGAACCCTGGAAGTCTGGGCGCACGCCGGTCAAGATGCAGAACGAATCACCCTGCAAGAACAAGTCACTCGGTTTAATGCCGCTCATGATGAGGTCACCGTCAGGCTCACATTTCTACCGGAAGGTTCCTATAATGCCCAAATCCAAGCGGCAGCCATCTCACGGGATTTGCCCGATGTTCTCGAATTTGATGGGCCATTTATCTATAATTATGTCTGGCAGCAAAACCTCCGACCCATTGATGATTTGATGTCTTCAGAAGTTCGCATGGATCTGTTGCCGTCGATTCTGATCCAGGGAACCTATAACGATCGCCTCTATTCCGTCGGTACTTTTGATTCCGGACTGGGAATTTACGGACGACGCAGTGTGCTAGAAGGCGCTGGAATTCGCATCCCG
The nucleotide sequence above comes from Laspinema palackyanum D2c. Encoded proteins:
- a CDS encoding DUF1622 domain-containing protein, yielding MNLHGIETGITTLVISGNIILTSLCQLLAILVIGLGVTRALIIFVKDALFKPHTMEAFQRSRLVMGYSFSLGLSFLIGATILKTMISSQWDDIARLVAIIAVRTVLNYLLLQAIAKATPEVSQVSSPVQA
- a CDS encoding peptidoglycan-binding domain-containing protein → MLDQRILERGSQGEEVKEIQQILLNMGYDLGEGGVDGTFGPETEAAVKNFQGDINLQYPEATVIMDGKVDSQTWFFLKKSRS